In a genomic window of Neoarius graeffei isolate fNeoGra1 chromosome 13, fNeoGra1.pri, whole genome shotgun sequence:
- the atp6ap1b gene encoding V-type proton ATPase subunit S1b, with protein sequence MAEVSSRCGSGCASAMAKFTVLFVFSLLCSCRAQVPLILWTSDGYTLPSLVEPTAGEIVSGAKLASYLKSALTTSPHTVLLFLQDKLSMDDFTAYGGVYGNKEDSVFVNLESALQASTPFVLPALAWTAADSVEEIFQQELRVPALNIAPSELSQLQLNTAQPSLLVIRLPYTTGARSEELLRKNDETIGYVLTILRAQSVPYTAVYTGLRPSHVFQDTPMAWELAGRSLLQAPEEPDIKPPVIFNDTLGKPCILLWADQLNVSYNRGNFFDLGSLTFNDSVTLDGSFCNETFSKLVLNYKNVLNFGSFQLSFVMHKIFFPVSARNWTVMEQVELNYDDQTAIFNASHGIYAPAEYSFHCQKVSSAQSPLLVPRDVTDNATLWNVLFTDFQIQGFNVTGNFSYASDCASFFTPGIWMGLLTSLLMVFILTYGLHMIMQLRTMDRFDDPKGPSISVPQNE encoded by the exons GTACACTTTGCCAAGCCTGGTCGAACCAACAGCTGGTGAGATTGTCTCTGGTGCGAAGTTGGCGTCCTATCTGAAATCAGCCTTGACCACTTCACCACACACCGTTCTGCTGTTTTTACAGGACAAG TTAAGCATGGATGATTTCACAGCATATGGTGGGGTGTACGGCAACAAAGAAGACAGTGTCTTTGTAAACTTGGAG TCCGCATTGCAGGCGTCCACTCCCTTTGTGCTGCCGGCTTTGGCCTGGACTGCAGCCGACTCGGTGGAGGAAATCTTCCAGCAAGAGCTCAGAGTTCCTGCACTCAACATTGCACCATCAGAACTCAGCcagcttcagctgaacacagcacAGCCTTCTCTCCTGGTCATCAGGCTCCCATACACCACTGG TGCCCGATCAGAAGAGCTTCTGAGGAAAAATG ATGAGACCATTGGATATGTCCTGACTATACTGCGGGCTCAGAGTGTGCCTTACACTGCTGTTTACACCGGCCTGAGACCTTCTCAT gtgtttcaGGACACGCCCATGGCTTGGGAATTAGCAGGACGCTCACTGCTGCAGGCTCCAGAAGAACCAGACATCAAACCTCCAGTGATTTTCAATGATACCTTAGGAAAGCCTTGTATTCTGCTCTGGGCTGATCAGCTAAACGTCAGCTACAACAGGGGAAACTTTTTTGATTTGGGCTCTCTTACTTTCAATGACTCAGTCACCCTGGATGGCTCTTTCTGTAATGAAACCTTTTCCAA GCTTGTCCTGAATTACAAAAATGTTCTGAATTTCGGCTCTTTCCAGCTTAG CTTCGTGATGCACAAGATCTTCTTTCCTGTCTCGGCTCGTAACTGGACGGTCATGGAGCAGGTGGAGCTGAACTACGATGACCAGACGGCCATCTTCAATGCCAGCCATGGAATCTATGCCCCTGctgagtattccttccactgtcaGAAAGTGAGCAGTGCTCAGAGCCCCCTGCTGGTGCCACGCGATGTGACCGACAACGCCACCCTCTGGAATGTCCTCTTCACTGATTTCCAG ATCCAGGGCTTCAACGTGACTGGGAATTTCTCGTACGCCAGCGACTGTGCCAGCTTCTTCACCCCGGGAATCTGGATGGGGCTGCTCACTTCCCTGCTCATGGTTTTCATCCTGACCTACGGCCTGCACATGATTATGCAGCTGCGCACCATGGACCGCTTTGATGATCCTAAAGGCCCGAGCATTTCAGTGCCTCAGAATGAGTAA